TAAAGAAGATATTGACCATATGGTCGAAGAGCTTGGTGATGTGCTTTTACAGGTTGTTCTTCATGCTCAAATTGGTGAAGATGAAGGTATGTTTAGTATTGATGACGTTATTTCCGGGATTTCAGAAAAAATGGTCAGAAGGCATCCTCATGTATTTGGAGAAACAGCAGTAAATAGTACAGATGAGGTTTTGGCAAACTGGGATGAAATAAAAAAGAACGAAAAAGGATCATCAGAAACACAATCGATTTTAGATTCCGTAGCGGGATCATTACCTGCTTTATCTAAGGCATATCATCTGCAGAAAAAGGCTGCAAAAGTTGGCTTTGATTGGCCTTCTATTGACGGCACTTGGGAAAAAGTTAAAGAGGAAATAAAGGAATTTGAAGAAGAAATCTCATTAAAAAGAGATCAGCAACTTATAATGAAGGAATTTGGAGATCTATTATTTGCTTTTATTAACGTAGGAAGACACTATAAAATAGAGCCAGAAGAAGTTCTATCCTCTACAAATGTTAAGTTTACTGATCGTTTTAACTATATTGAGAAACAAGCGAAGCAAAATGGTAAGGAACTAGAGAAGATGACATTAGAAGAAATGGACGAACTCTGGAATGAAGCAAAGACTTTAGATAAAAAGAGGGATGAACAATGAGACTGGATAAATTTCTTAAGGTTTCAAGATTAATAAAAAGAAGAACATTAGCAAAAGAAATTGCTGATCAAGGTCGAATTGCAATTAATGGTACTCCGGGTAAAGCGAGTTCTAATGTTAAAATTGGGGATGAACTTGTTATTCGTTTTGGTCAAAAACTAGTTACAGTTGTTATTGAAGATTTAAAGGAAACGACAAGAAAAGAAGAAGCAACAAATCTTTATCGCGTAGTAAAGGAAGAGAAAATTAATCAAGAATCGTTCGATATGTAACATATTTTAAAGGTTAACTATACTATCGGTGTTAATTCCTAACCGGGTTTATGGTCTTGTTGTTGCTAAGATTTATACACCATTCGCATTTCATATGGCTTGTTCTAAACCGAATTCTAATGACATACACATGTAAAAGAAAATCCTTTATTAGAATTCGGAGGTAGAATATGAGTCAATACTATGAAAATAATGCGTCTGTCCATAAAGGAACAATTCAAGAGCATGATGTAATCATGCGAGGGAGAAAATTATTAGAAATCACAGGTGTAAAACAGGTAGAAAGCTTTGATAATGAGGAATTTTTATTAGACACAGTCATGGGTGCACTAGCAATCCGCGGACAAAACCTTCAAATGAAAAATTTAGATGTTGATAAAGGGATTGTTTCCATTAAAGGAAGCAGAATCTTTGATCTGATTTATCTAGATGAGCAGCATGCGGAGAAAGCTAAAGGACCCTTTAGCAAGTTATTTAAATGAGTTTATCAACACAGTTTTATACAATGATTGCAATGGTAGGAATGGGAAGTTGGATTGGGGCAGCTCTTGATACATATGGTCGCTTTTTAAAGCGGCCATTAAGAGCCAGATGGGTTGTCTTCATAAATGACTTTCTGTTTTGGGTCGTTCAAGGACTTATCCTATTTTATCTTTTGTTACTTGTAAATGAAGGGGAACTTAGGATTTATATATTCCTAGCTGTCGTTTGTGGATATGCAGCTTATCAGAGTCTTTTCAAGAAAATATATTTAAGCCTTTTAGAGCGCATAATACAGACAAGCATAAGATTATATAGAATTTTAGTTAATATTGGACGAGCGATGATTGTTAGACCAATAAAGGGACTCATTCAACTAATTATCGTCATTTTATTAGGAACTTTAAAAGTTCTTTGGAGTATTATAAAATGGGTCTTTCAATTCCTATATTCATTGGTTAAAATCTTATTAGCACCTCTGAAATGGATTTTTATCCTTTTGTGGAAACTTGTTCCTAGAGGGATAAGGAATTTCCTAATAAGAAATATTGCCAAAATGGCAGGAAATTTCAAAAAAGTCAAGAATACAACTAATAAGATGAAAACCTGGTGGCAACAATTTAGGAAGAAGTAAGGAGGACTAGTATGAGTCTCGAGAGATCGAAGAAAATTACAGAGCTACAATCACAATATGCGATGGAGCAGGAGAGACAACAGCAAATTTCAAACAGACGAAAAAGAGGCTTATTCAGACGATTATTCGTGTTAGGACTGTTAGCTATTATCACTTCCTCCATTATTATAACCACCTTATATAAGCAATCAGTTGCAATTGATGAAAAGCTTGAGCAACAGAATAAGCTTGAAGAAGAACTCACAGGTTTACAAAAGGAAGAAAAAATATTAAGAGAAGAAATAGTGAAGCTTAATGATGATGAGTATATTGCTAAGATTGCAAGAAGAGACTATTTCTTGTCAGACGACAATGAGATCATCTTTAATATAAAAGATTAGCCTTGTTGACACTAGTTTTTTTATTTATGTATAATATAATAAAGGTTTGAATGATTTTTTATCTGTTTAAGGAGGAGCATTATTTTTATGTCGATTGAAGTTGGCAGCAAGTTACAGGGAAAGGTAACGGGCATTACGAATTTTGGAGCGTTTGTGGAGTTACCGGGTGGTTCAACAGGACTAGTTCACATCAGTGAAGTAGCCGATAATTATGTGAAAGATATTAACGATCACTTAAAAGTCGGAGATGAAGTAACAGTTAAGGTAATCAATGTAGAAAATGACGGAAAGATTGGCTTATCAATTAAAAAGGCCATCGATCGTCCAGAACGCCCAGAGCGTCCACAACGTCAGGAACGTCCAAGAAATTCTGATCGCCCAAGATCAAGAGGAAATGATTTCCGCAACAACAACAATAATAATAAAGAAAACTTTGAACAAAAAATGAATCGTTTCTTAAAAGATAGTGAAGATCGTTTAGCTTCATTAAAACGCAACACAGAGTCAAAACGTGGTGGTCGTGGAGCTAGAAGAGGATAGCTTGCTGCTTTCATATACATTTTTAAAAAGAGAGAAAACATTGATGATGTTTTCTCTTTTTTCATGTATTGAAGAAGAATGATAAATTTATTTTTGATATTGACGTATGTGAAATTGAATTGTATTATATTATTTGTGCCTAATAGAGGTCAATATGGCGGTGTAGCTCAGCTGGCTAGAGCGAGCCGTAAACATCCTGAATCATCTTCCTTTGTAGGCTTGCGAGGAATGTGTCTGATAAGAGACATGACGAGCACGGTTTTAACCAAGGAGCGTTTGATAACTATGGCGGTGTAGCTCAGCTGGCTAGAGCGAGCCGTAAACAACCTGAATAATCTCCCTTGTAGGCTTGCGAGGAATGTGTCTGATAAGAGACATGACGAGCACGGTTTTAACCAAGGAGCGTTTGATAACTATGGCGGTGTAGCTCAGCTGGCTAGAGCGAGCCGTAAACAACCTGAATCATCTCCCTTGTAGGCTTGCGAGGAATGTGTCTGACAAGAGACATGACGAGCATGGTTTTAACCAAGGAGCGTTTGATAACTATGGCGGTGTAGCTCAGCTGGCTAGAGCGTACGGTTCATACCCGTGAGGTCGTGGGTTCGATTCCCTCCGCCGCTACCATATAAAAAACATGATACTTGAGGCCCATTGGTCAAGCGGTTAAGACACCGCCCTTTCACGGCGGTAACACGGGTTCGAATCCCGTATGGGTCATACTTTAAAAACTAGTTGCAGAGATGTAACTAGTTTTTTGTATTTTAAACTAGTTTAGATTATAAACTGAAGGAATTTATATCAATTTAGTTAGTGAACGACAAAACTACCTGGGAACAGGAGCGAAATGTCATTCATAACATATAAGGATTCAAATCACCTCTTTCCCCCTCAAATAACTCCAAAAAAAAGATCTTTACTCTTAAACATGCTCCCCACAATATTCTTTAGACTATTCTTGACCCGATACAACACAATTCACAACAATTTGACGAATAGCATAAGCAAAATACTCTAGAAGAATTAGATATTTGTCGCATACTTCAAAAACAGTCGAACGGTTTTTGGAATAGTTCACCTTCTTTTGACAAATTCCTGAATAGACCTTCGATATAATAGCACCAATATGAATAAGTGGGGGAATGAAAAATGGAAAAAGTAGAAAGAAGGTTAATGGAGCCGATATCTGATTTGGGAATGGACAAAACCCAACAAGTGTTCAATCGAATCTTTCACCGATTTTCATCTAAGCTGCAGCTTTTCCTCTTACATAAAGGAATCATTTATGCCTTGATCGGATTTTTATTGGGACGAGCTATCATTTTGTCGGAGGTATTACCTTTTGCTCTTCCATTCTTCGGCGCTATTTTTCTTATGAAGCGGGATAAAGTAGCATTAGCGGGGCTTTCATTGATTGCTGGGGGTTTAACAGTTTCTTTTGAGGTTGCATTAGTCATCACAGTATCTATCATTGGTTTTCTTGTTCTGAATCGTTTAACATCCTATCTTTTTAAGGATCAGTTAAGGGTATTACCATTTGTTATCTTTAGTACGGTGGCTCTGACAAGAATTGCCTACTCTTTTGCAATTAAATCGTCGCTAACTTTATATGATTATATGATGGCAGGAGTCGAATCAGGCTTATCATTTATATTAACGTTAATTTTTCTTCAGAGTATTCCATTGATATCGGCACGAAAGTATAAGCAATCACTAAAAATTGAAGAAATTATTTGCATTATGATACTTTTAGCCTCGGTGATGACAGGAATGGTAGGAGTTTCTTTCCAAAACCTGCAAGCTGAGCACATTTTCTCGAGATATATTGTTCTCTTGTTTGCATTTATTGGGGGATCTAGCATTGGTTGTACCGTTGGTGTGGTAACGGGATTGATTTTAAGCTTGGCCAATGTAGGAAACCTTTATCATATGAGTCTTCTCGCCTTTTCCGGATTGTTAGGTGGATTATTACGTGAAGGAAATAAGCTAGGAACTTCAATTGGACTTTTAGTTGGATCAATTCTTATTTCTTTATACGGACAAGGTTCTGCTGACTTAATGACAACATTAATTGAGTCAATGATAGCGATTCTATTATTTTTAATTACTCCAAAAGTAGTAACCGCTCGATTGGCTAAGCATATTCCTGGCACAAATGAACATGCGCATGAGCAACAACAATATGTAAGGAAAATTCGTGATGTAACAGCGCATCGTGTTGAACAATTTTCTCAAGTTTTTAATGCTTTATCAGAGAGTTTTACTACGTTTTATGATAAAGATGAATATGAAGACACAGAACAACGGAAACTGATTTGTTTTTAAGTAGGATTACAGAAAGTACTTGTCAGCATTGCTTTAAAAAAGAAAAATGCTGGGTGGAAAACTTTGATAAAACATATGAGTTGATGCAAAACATTATGCATGAAAATAAGCAAAATACGTATCAGAATAATATGAAATTAAAGAAAGAGTTTGATCGACATTGTTCTAAGGCAAGTAGAGTAGAAGAA
This Metabacillus endolithicus DNA region includes the following protein-coding sequences:
- a CDS encoding RNA-binding S4 domain-containing protein; translated protein: MRLDKFLKVSRLIKRRTLAKEIADQGRIAINGTPGKASSNVKIGDELVIRFGQKLVTVVIEDLKETTRKEEATNLYRVVKEEKINQESFDM
- the yabP gene encoding sporulation protein YabP gives rise to the protein MSQYYENNASVHKGTIQEHDVIMRGRKLLEITGVKQVESFDNEEFLLDTVMGALAIRGQNLQMKNLDVDKGIVSIKGSRIFDLIYLDEQHAEKAKGPFSKLFK
- the yabQ gene encoding spore cortex biosynthesis protein YabQ; its protein translation is MSLSTQFYTMIAMVGMGSWIGAALDTYGRFLKRPLRARWVVFINDFLFWVVQGLILFYLLLLVNEGELRIYIFLAVVCGYAAYQSLFKKIYLSLLERIIQTSIRLYRILVNIGRAMIVRPIKGLIQLIIVILLGTLKVLWSIIKWVFQFLYSLVKILLAPLKWIFILLWKLVPRGIRNFLIRNIAKMAGNFKKVKNTTNKMKTWWQQFRKK
- a CDS encoding FtsB family cell division protein; translation: MSLERSKKITELQSQYAMEQERQQQISNRRKRGLFRRLFVLGLLAIITSSIIITTLYKQSVAIDEKLEQQNKLEEELTGLQKEEKILREEIVKLNDDEYIAKIARRDYFLSDDNEIIFNIKD
- a CDS encoding S1 domain-containing RNA-binding protein, with the protein product MSIEVGSKLQGKVTGITNFGAFVELPGGSTGLVHISEVADNYVKDINDHLKVGDEVTVKVINVENDGKIGLSIKKAIDRPERPERPQRQERPRNSDRPRSRGNDFRNNNNNNKENFEQKMNRFLKDSEDRLASLKRNTESKRGGRGARRG